From the genome of Xyrauchen texanus isolate HMW12.3.18 chromosome 22, RBS_HiC_50CHRs, whole genome shotgun sequence, one region includes:
- the LOC127662826 gene encoding uncharacterized protein LOC127662826: MLTDASQQETVDSVDTVESVDTGDQPLPSSTSDAGTQCSLKPPRWSHAVQVNLKPKMVSVGTQTSFGTQTSTPLASPEQTDEDDDNASVISDLSWVPEEPMHEEDLFDEEPPYTCDPHHNGIDKFIVCQEELMGLFVICPACCERSDSSIVQQEGTFLKIKQVCASCGYHRFWQNQPMLHRNMPTCNLLLSGAIHFTGCLATQTLRMLTLFGLQCISASSYFRHQRRYAIPVIVQAWQNDQAKNFSDLRQWMAG; encoded by the exons ATGTTGACAGACGCCTCACAGCAGGAGACTGTGGACAGTGTAGACACTGTGGAGAGTGTCGATACTGGGGATCAGCCCTTGCCCTCCTCCACTTCTGACGCTGGGACACAGTGTTCTTTGAAGCCCCCCCGATGGTCTCACG CTGTGCAGGTTAACCTGAAGCCCAAGATGGTCAGCGTGGGCACACAGACATCATTCGGCACACAAACCTCCACTCCCCTTGCTAGTCctgaacagacagatgaagatgatgataatgCCTCTGTCATCAGTGACTTATCGTGGGTGCCCGAAGAGCCGATGCATGAGGAGGACTTGTTTGATGAGGAGCCACCTTACACGTGTGACCCCCATCACAA TGGCATTGACAAATTCATTGTTTGCCAAGAGGAGCTGATGGGCCTTTTTGTCATCTGTCCGGCCTGTTGTGAGAGGTCAGATAGTAGCATCGTGCAGCAGGAAGGAACTTTTCTTAAGATCAAGCAG gTCTGTGCATCATGTGGCTACCACCGTTTCTGGCAAAACCAGCCAATGCTCCACAGGAACATGCCGACCTGCAACCTCCTGTTAAGCGGGGCCATTCATTTCACTGGATGTTTGGCCACCCAGACATTAAGAATGTTGACTCTGTTTGGCCTGCAGTGCATCAGTGCGAGCAGTTACTTTCGCCATCAGCGCCGCTACGCCATCCCTGTAATCGTTCAGGCCTGGCAAAACGATCAAGCGAAGAATTTTAGTGACCTACGGCAATGGATGGCGGGCTAG